One window from the genome of Pyrus communis chromosome 16, drPyrComm1.1, whole genome shotgun sequence encodes:
- the LOC137720932 gene encoding UDP-N-acetylglucosamine transporter ROCK1-like, whose protein sequence is MAAGKQKAPAPPSAEKINSRVWFYSLLLTLQYGAQPLISKRFTSREVIVTSSVLTCEIAKIICALIFMARDGSLKKVYREWTLVGALTASGLPASIYALQNSLLQISYKNLDSLTFSMLNQTKIIFTALFTYLILRQKQSIQQIGALVLLIMAAVLLSFGEGSKKGTGSGSSDQILFSGIIPVLVASVLSGLASSLCQWASQVKKHSSYLMTVEMSIVGSLCLLASTSKSPDGEAIRIHGFFYGWTLMTWIPVMSNALGGILVGLVTSYAGGVKKGFVIVSALLVTAMLQFIFEGKPPSLYCLLALPLVASSISIYQKYPYRVKKKEA, encoded by the exons ATGGCGGCCGGAAAGCAAAAAGCTCCGGCACCGCCGAGCGCAGAGAAAATAAACTCAAGGGTCTGGTTCTACTCCCTTCTACTCACACTCCAGTACGGAGCTCAGCCCCTCATCTCCAAACGCTTCACCAG TAGAGAAGTGATCGTGACGTCATCGGTCCTGACGTGCGAGATAGCCAAGATTATCTGTGCCCTAATTTTCATGGCTAGAGACGGCAGCTTGAAGAAGGTGTACAGAGAGTGGACGTTGGTTGGTGCACTGACCGCCTCGGGGCTTCCCGCCTCCATTTACGCATTGCAGAATAGTTTGCTGCAGATTTCTTACAAGAACCTTGATTCGCTCACCTTTTCAATGCTTAACCAGACTAAAATCATTTTCACTGCTCTCTTTACCTATTTGATTTTGAG GCAGAAGCAATCGATTCAGCAAATTGGGGCGCTCGTTTTATTGATTATGGCTGCTGTTCTTTTAAGTTTTGGGGAAGGCTCCAAAAAAGGGACTGGTAGTGGCAGTTCTGACCAAATATTGTTTAGTGGGATAATTCCTGTCCTGGTGGCCTCTGTACTCTCAGGTTTGGCATCCTCTTTGTGTCAATGGGCTTCCCAG GTTAAGAAACACTCATCGTATTTGATGACAGTAGAGATGTCCATTGTGGGAAGTTTGTGCCTGTTGGCCAGTACCTCTAAATCTCCAGATGGAGAAGCCATCAGAATACATGGATTTTTTTATGGATGGACTTTGATGACTTGG ATCCCAGTCATGTCCAATGCCCTTGGTGGAATTCTTGTTGGCCTAGTCACAAGTTATGCTGGTGGCGTGAAAAAG GGGTTTGTTATTGTTTCTGCTCTTCTTGTTACCGCTATGCTGCAGTTCATTTTTGAAGGGAAACCACCTTCACTATATTGTCTCCTGGCTCTTCCTCTCGTGGCTAGCAGCATTTCAATATACCAGAAGTATCCATACCGGGTTAAAAAGAAGGAAGCTTAA
- the LOC137720770 gene encoding asparagine synthetase [glutamine-hydrolyzing] 2 → MCGILAVFGCIDNSQAKRSRIIELSRRLKHRGPDWSGLHCHGNCYLAHQRLAIVDPASGDQPLYNEDKTVVVTVNGEIYNHKQLRENLKSHQFRTGSDCEVIAHLYEEHGEEFVDMLDGMFSFVLLDTRDQSFIAARDAIGITPLYMGWGLDGSIWFASEMKALSDDCERFISFPPGHIYSSKQGELRRWYNPPWFLEQTPSASYDPIVLRKAFEKAVVKRLMTDVPFGVLLSGGLDSSLVAAVACRYLADSEAACQWGSQLHTFCIGLEKSPDLKAAREVAEYLGTRHHEFHFTVQEGIDALEEVIYHTETYDVTTIRASTPMFLMSRKIKSLGVKMVLSGEGSDEIFGGYLYFHKAPNKEEFHQETCQKIKALHLYDCLRANKSTSAWGVEARVPFLDKAFINIAMNIDPEWKMIRPGRIEKWVLRNAFDDDQKPYLPKHILYRQKEQFSDGVGYSWIDGLKDHANCQVTDSMLSNASFVYPENTPTTKEAYYYRTIFEKFFPKNAARSTVPGGPSVACSTAKAVEWDAEWSKNPDPSGRAALGIHTAAYEEAGDAENGNVVSGSKKVGEGVVEKAAAVV, encoded by the exons atgTGTGGGATTCTGGCAGTGTTCGGCTGCATCGACAACTCCCAGGCCAAGCGCTCCCGCATCATTGAACTCTCGCGCAG GTTGAAGCATCGAGGTCCTGATTGGAGCGGATTGCACTGCCATGGAAATTGTTATCTTGCTCATCAACGGTTGGCGATTGTCGACCCTGCTTCTGGAGATCAGCCTCTTTACAACGAAGACAAGACCGTTGTTGTCACt GTCAATGGTGAGATATATAACCACAAGCAATTGAGAGAAAATCTGAAGTCGCATCAGTTCCGAACCGGCAGTGACTGTGAAGTGATTGCACATCTT TATGAAGAACACGGAGAAGAGTTTGTAGACATGTTGGACGGCATGTTTTCCTTTGTCCTCCTTGACACGAGAGACCAAAGTTTTATTGCAGCTCGAGATGCAATTGGTATCACCCCACTTTACATGGGCTGGGGTCTTGATG GATCAATTTGGTTTGCTTCAGAAATGAAAGCTTTAAGTGATGATTGCGAAAGATTCATATCTTTTCCTCCTGGGCATATTTACTCTAGCAAGCAAG GAGAACTTAGAAGGTGGTACAATCCACCCTGGTTTTTGGAACAGACACCATCGGCTTCTTATGATCCCATAGTTTTACGTAAGGCTTTTGAGAAG GCTGTGGTGAAGAGACTTATGACAGATGTACCATTCGGTGTTCTTTTGTCTGGAGGACTGGACTCATCACTTGTTGCTGCTGTGGCCTGTCGCTATTTGGCTGATTCAGAAGCTGCATGTCAGTGGGGATCACAGTTACACACTTTTTGCATTGGCTTGGAG AAATCACCAGATTTGAAAGCAGCGAGAGAAGTTGCAGAGTATCTTGGGACTCGTCATCATGAGTTTCACTTTACTGTCCAG GAAGGCATAGATGCACTTGAGGAAGTTATTTACCATACTGAAACATATGATGTAACGACTATCAGAGCTAGCACTCCCATGTTTCTTATGTCTCGAAAAATTAAATCTTTGGGAGTAAAGATGGTTCTTTCTGGGGAAGGTTCAGATGAAATTTTTGGAGGTTACTTGTATTTCCATAAGGCACCAAACAAGGAGGAGTTTCACCAAGAAACATGTCAGAAG ATTAAAGCTCTTCATCTGTATGACTGTCTGAGGGCCAATAAATCAACTTCAGCTTGGGGTGTTGAGGCCCGTGTGCCCTTTTTAGATAAAGCTTTCATCAATATTGCCATGAACATTGATCCAGAATGGAAAATG ATCAGGCCTGGGAGAATTGAGAAGTGGGTCTTACGCAATGCATTTGACGATGATCAAAAGCCATATTTGCCAAAG CACATATTGTACCGGCAGAAGGAACAGTTCAGTGATGGCGTTGGCTACAGTTGGATTGACGGCTTGAAAGATCATGCAAACTGTCAA GTAACAGATTCAATGCTGAGCAATGCTAGCTTCGTTTACCCTGAAAACACTCCTACGACAAAAGAAGCATACTATTACCGGACAATATTTGAGAAATTCTTTCCAAAG AATGCTGCCAGATCAACAGTTCCGGGTGGTCCAAGTGTGGCGTGCAGTACAGCAAAAGCTGTGGAATGGGATGCAGAATGGTCAAAAAATCCTGATCCATCTGGCCGTGCTGCACTTGGTATTCATACAGCTGCATACGAGGAAGCAGGGGATGCAGAAAACGGAAATGTTGTAAGTGGCTCTAAAAAAGTAGGAGAAGGGGTTGTAGAGAAAGCTGCGGCGGTTGTTTGA
- the LOC137721203 gene encoding uncharacterized protein: MDETMKQFQKSLIELETEAEHLLLARNQMIENDRVRNGNREALTSLRKIARTTKTSVPSPFESIMKEIGGPQSRPLVKEVCPTCGNHDSNERTWMMFPGTDVFARIPFHAAHTILETEQEQLDLDSRRLQGIVKEKSLVISDKGALADKICPGVLKSLVTLTDKPKD, from the exons ATGGATGAGACCATGAAGCAATTCCAGAAAAGCTTAATTGAACTCGAGACTGAAGCTGAGCATCTCCTCCTAGCTCGAAACCAG ATGATTGAAAATGACAGGGTGAGGAATGGGAACAGAGAAGCACTTACATCTCTGAGGAAGATAGCTCGGACAACCAAAACTAGTGTTCCATCTCCTTTTGAGTCAATAATGAAGGAGATTGGGGGGCCTCAATCAAGACCTCTGGTGAAGGAGGTATGCCCTACCTGTGGCAACCATGATTCAAATGAGCGCACTTGGATGATGTTCCCGGGAACTGATGTCTTTGCAAGGATTCCATTTCATGCTGCCCATACCATCTTGGAGACAG AACAAGAGCAACTTGATTTAGACTCTAGAAGGTTGCAAGGCATTGTGAAGGAAAAATCCCTTGTGATTTCGGACAAAGGTGCCCTTGCTGACAAGATCTGTCCGGGTGTGCTGAAGTCCTTGGTAACCCTGACAGACAAACCAAA GGATTGA
- the LOC137721440 gene encoding linamarin synthase 2-like, with product MSPLERATKKGHAVFVPYPAQGHVNPMMQLAKFIHSRDFHITFVNTEFNHNRLIRSKGPDSVKGLPDFVFETIPDGLPPSDKDGTQDVPTLSDSIKKTCLGPFKELVTKINSSSQVPQVTCIVADGTMTFGSKAARELGIPEVTLWTASACGFMGYLQYSELVKRGIIPFKDENFMHDGTLDTPTDWIPGMKNVRLKDIPSFIRVTDLNDIMFNYLGSESLNCLNSSAIIFNTFDEFEHEVLKVISTMFPNIYTIGPLNLLGRHFPESKSLNSNLWKEDTKCLEWLDKKKPNSVVYVNYGSVTMMTGQHLIEFAWGLANSKHPFLWIVRPDVVKGDSPILPKEFLEEIKDRGYITGWCAQDQVLAHPSVGAFLTHSGWNSTIETISHGVPVICWPFFAEQQTNCRYSCTTWEIGMEVSPDVKRHEIEALVKEMLEGEGGMKMREKAKEWKKKAVEATDIGGSSYNNFERLLKEALQLGE from the exons ATGAGTCCATTAGAACGAGCAACCAAAAAAGGGCATGCGGTTTTTGTCCCATACCCAGCACAAGGCCATGTTAACCCCATGATGCAATTGGCCAAGTTTATTCACTCAAGGGACTTCCACATAACCTTTGTCAACACCGAGTTCAACCACAACCGTTTAATCCGGTCAAAAGGTCCCGACTCCGTTAAGGGTCTACCGGACTTTGTGTTCGAGACCATACCGGACGGGTTGCCTCCTTCGGATAAGGATGGAACCCAAGATGTTCCAACTTTATCTGACTCCATTAAGAAAACTTGTCTTGGTCCGTTTAAAGAGCTAGTGACTAAGATCAATTCCTCATCTCAAGTGCCACAAGTTACTTGCATAGTTGCAGATGGTACCATGACCTTCGGGAGCAAAGCTGCTAGAGAATTAGGCATTCCGGAGGTTACGTTATGGACGGCCTCTGCTTGTGGCTTCATGGGGTACTTGCAATACAGCGAACTTGTCAAACGTGGCATTATTCCGTTCAAAG ATGAGAATTTCATGCATGATGGCACACTCGATACACCAACTGATTGGATCCCAGGTATGAAAAATGTTCGGCTCAAGGACATCCCAAGTTTCATTAGAGTTACTGATCTCAACGACATAATGTTTAATTACTTGGGATCCGAATCACTTAACTGTTTGAACTCTTCTGCAATCATCTTCAACACATTTGACGAATTCGAACACGAAGTGTTAAAGGTAATATCGACAATGTTCCCCAACATATACACCATCGGCCCCCTTAATTTGCTTGGCAGGCATTTCCCTGAAAGCAAGTCACTTAACTCAAACTTATGGAAAGAAGACACAAAATGTTTGGAATGGCTTGATAAAAAGAAACCCAATTCAGTTGTGTACGTCAATTATGGCAGCGTAACGATGATGACAGGCCAGCATTTGATTGAGTTTGCATGGGGGCTGGCAAATAGCAAGCACCCATTTTTATGGATAGTTAGGCCTGACGTGGTAAAGGGCGACTCACCAATTTTGCCAAAGGAATTTTTGGAGGAGATTAAGGATAGGGGTTATATTACAGGTTGGTGTGCACAGGACCAAGTGTTGGCGCATCCATCTGTTGGGGCTTTCCTAACACACAGTGGTTGGAATTCTACCATTGAAACTATATCTCATGGTGTGCCAGTAATTTGTTGGCCTTTCTTTGCGGAGCAACAAACGAATTGTCGGTACTCATGCACAACTTGGGAGATTGGAATGGAGGTGAGCCCTGATGTGAAGCGCCATGAAATTGAAGCACTGGTTAAGGAAATGCTGGAAGGAGAAGGAGGGATGAAGATGAGGGAAAAGGcaaaggaatggaagaaaaaagCTGTTGAAGCTACTGATATTGGAGGATCATCATACAATAATTTTGAGAGATTGCTTAAGGAGGCACTCCAACTTGGTGAATGA